The following coding sequences are from one Humulus lupulus chromosome X, drHumLupu1.1, whole genome shotgun sequence window:
- the LOC133804663 gene encoding aspartate aminotransferase, cytoplasmic-like isoform X1 produces MESPEFCSDSQDGESAFSDVPFAPEPLVYAVMAAFREDPSPLKLNLGIGVYRTEEGKPFVLNVVRRVEQLLVNDLSLGKEYLPIAGIPEFNELSSNLILGAESSPAIKENRVTTVQCVAGCGSLRVGAEFLAKHYHQKSVYIPKPTYSNHPNFFSSVGLVVKTYRYYDLATHGLDFQGLLEDLSFAPPGSIVLLQACGHNPTGVDPTIQEWEQIRQFIRSKGLLPFFDSAYQGLVSGNLDADAQSVRLFVTDGGESLIAQSYSKNMALYGERVGALLIVCKTAEVAIEVESQLKLVIRPMYSNPPIHGASMVTAILKDREMYNEWTSDLKKMNDRLINIRQKLVNTLCDKGTPGDWSHIIRQVGMYSLSGLSQDQIAFITKEYHVYMSSDGRISMAGLSSRTVPHLVEAIHAAVTRVI; encoded by the exons ATGGAGTCTCCTGAATTTTGTTCGGACTCCCAAGATGGTGAATCTGCGTTTTCAGATGTTCCCTTCGCTCCTGAACCCCTGGTCTATGCG GTTATGGCTGCTTTCAGAGAAGACCCAAGTCCATTGAAGCTGAATCTGGGTATTGGAGTTTATAGAACAGAG GAGGGAAAACCCTTTGTTTTGAATGTAGTTAGACGAGTAGAGCAGCTTCTAGTCAATGAcct GTCCTTGGGTAAGGAATATCTTCCTATAGCTGGCATACCAGAATTCAATGAATTGAGCTCTAACCTCATTTTGGGTGCTGAGAG TAGCCCGGCTATCAAAGAAAACAGAGTGACTACTGTCCAGTGCGTGGCTGGCTGTGGCTCCCTTAGAGTTGGAGCTGAGTTTTTGGCTAAACATTACCACCAA AAGTCAGTATATATACCTAAGCCTACCTATTCAAACCACCCAAATTTTTTCTCTTCGGTTGGTCTGGTTGTGAAGACGTATCGCTACTACGATCTAGCAACGCATGGGCTGGACTTTCAAG GCTTGTTGGAAGACCTCTCTTTTGCACCCCCTGGATCTATTGTGCTTCTCCAAGCATGTGGTCATAATCCAACTGGTGTTGATCCTACAATTCAGGAGTGGGAACAAATAAGACAGTTCATAAGATCTAAGGGGTTGTTACCATTTTTTGATTCGGCTTATCAG GGTTTAGTTAGTGGAAACTTGGATGCCGATGCACAATCCGTACGATTATTTGTTACTGATGGCGGTGAGAGCCTTATAGCTCAGTCCTATTCAAAGAATATGGCACTATATGGGGAACGTGTTGGTGCCCTTCTCATT GTTTGCAAGACAGCTGAAGTGGCTATCGAGGTTGAGAGCCAGCTGAAACTTGTGATAAGACCCATGTATTCTAATCCACCTATCCATGGGGCTTCCATGGTGACGGCTATCCTAAAGGACAG GGAGATGTATAACGAGTGGACTAGCGACTTGAAGAAAATGAATGATCGCCTTATTAATATTCGACAAAAACttgttaatactttatgtgataAAG GCACACCTGGTGATTGGAGTCACATAATCAGGCAGGTGGGAATGTATTCTCTCTCAGGATTAAGCCAAGATCAAATTGCCTTCATAACTAAAGAATACCACGTCTACATGTCATCTGATGG
- the LOC133804663 gene encoding aspartate aminotransferase, cytoplasmic-like isoform X2: MESPEFCSDSQDGESAFSDVPFAPEPLVYAVMAAFREDPSPLKLNLGIGVYRTEEGKPFVLNVVRRVEQLLVNDLSLGKEYLPIAGIPEFNELSSNLILGAESPAIKENRVTTVQCVAGCGSLRVGAEFLAKHYHQKSVYIPKPTYSNHPNFFSSVGLVVKTYRYYDLATHGLDFQGLLEDLSFAPPGSIVLLQACGHNPTGVDPTIQEWEQIRQFIRSKGLLPFFDSAYQGLVSGNLDADAQSVRLFVTDGGESLIAQSYSKNMALYGERVGALLIVCKTAEVAIEVESQLKLVIRPMYSNPPIHGASMVTAILKDREMYNEWTSDLKKMNDRLINIRQKLVNTLCDKGTPGDWSHIIRQVGMYSLSGLSQDQIAFITKEYHVYMSSDGRISMAGLSSRTVPHLVEAIHAAVTRVI, encoded by the exons ATGGAGTCTCCTGAATTTTGTTCGGACTCCCAAGATGGTGAATCTGCGTTTTCAGATGTTCCCTTCGCTCCTGAACCCCTGGTCTATGCG GTTATGGCTGCTTTCAGAGAAGACCCAAGTCCATTGAAGCTGAATCTGGGTATTGGAGTTTATAGAACAGAG GAGGGAAAACCCTTTGTTTTGAATGTAGTTAGACGAGTAGAGCAGCTTCTAGTCAATGAcct GTCCTTGGGTAAGGAATATCTTCCTATAGCTGGCATACCAGAATTCAATGAATTGAGCTCTAACCTCATTTTGGGTGCTGAGAG CCCGGCTATCAAAGAAAACAGAGTGACTACTGTCCAGTGCGTGGCTGGCTGTGGCTCCCTTAGAGTTGGAGCTGAGTTTTTGGCTAAACATTACCACCAA AAGTCAGTATATATACCTAAGCCTACCTATTCAAACCACCCAAATTTTTTCTCTTCGGTTGGTCTGGTTGTGAAGACGTATCGCTACTACGATCTAGCAACGCATGGGCTGGACTTTCAAG GCTTGTTGGAAGACCTCTCTTTTGCACCCCCTGGATCTATTGTGCTTCTCCAAGCATGTGGTCATAATCCAACTGGTGTTGATCCTACAATTCAGGAGTGGGAACAAATAAGACAGTTCATAAGATCTAAGGGGTTGTTACCATTTTTTGATTCGGCTTATCAG GGTTTAGTTAGTGGAAACTTGGATGCCGATGCACAATCCGTACGATTATTTGTTACTGATGGCGGTGAGAGCCTTATAGCTCAGTCCTATTCAAAGAATATGGCACTATATGGGGAACGTGTTGGTGCCCTTCTCATT GTTTGCAAGACAGCTGAAGTGGCTATCGAGGTTGAGAGCCAGCTGAAACTTGTGATAAGACCCATGTATTCTAATCCACCTATCCATGGGGCTTCCATGGTGACGGCTATCCTAAAGGACAG GGAGATGTATAACGAGTGGACTAGCGACTTGAAGAAAATGAATGATCGCCTTATTAATATTCGACAAAAACttgttaatactttatgtgataAAG GCACACCTGGTGATTGGAGTCACATAATCAGGCAGGTGGGAATGTATTCTCTCTCAGGATTAAGCCAAGATCAAATTGCCTTCATAACTAAAGAATACCACGTCTACATGTCATCTGATGG
- the LOC133804663 gene encoding aspartate aminotransferase 1-like isoform X5 yields the protein MESPEFCSDSQDGESAFSDVPFAPEPLVYAVMAAFREDPSPLKLNLGIGVYRTEKSVYIPKPTYSNHPNFFSSVGLVVKTYRYYDLATHGLDFQGLLEDLSFAPPGSIVLLQACGHNPTGVDPTIQEWEQIRQFIRSKGLLPFFDSAYQGLVSGNLDADAQSVRLFVTDGGESLIAQSYSKNMALYGERVGALLIVCKTAEVAIEVESQLKLVIRPMYSNPPIHGASMVTAILKDREMYNEWTSDLKKMNDRLINIRQKLVNTLCDKGTPGDWSHIIRQVGMYSLSGLSQDQIAFITKEYHVYMSSDGRISMAGLSSRTVPHLVEAIHAAVTRVI from the exons ATGGAGTCTCCTGAATTTTGTTCGGACTCCCAAGATGGTGAATCTGCGTTTTCAGATGTTCCCTTCGCTCCTGAACCCCTGGTCTATGCG GTTATGGCTGCTTTCAGAGAAGACCCAAGTCCATTGAAGCTGAATCTGGGTATTGGAGTTTATAGAACAGAG AAGTCAGTATATATACCTAAGCCTACCTATTCAAACCACCCAAATTTTTTCTCTTCGGTTGGTCTGGTTGTGAAGACGTATCGCTACTACGATCTAGCAACGCATGGGCTGGACTTTCAAG GCTTGTTGGAAGACCTCTCTTTTGCACCCCCTGGATCTATTGTGCTTCTCCAAGCATGTGGTCATAATCCAACTGGTGTTGATCCTACAATTCAGGAGTGGGAACAAATAAGACAGTTCATAAGATCTAAGGGGTTGTTACCATTTTTTGATTCGGCTTATCAG GGTTTAGTTAGTGGAAACTTGGATGCCGATGCACAATCCGTACGATTATTTGTTACTGATGGCGGTGAGAGCCTTATAGCTCAGTCCTATTCAAAGAATATGGCACTATATGGGGAACGTGTTGGTGCCCTTCTCATT GTTTGCAAGACAGCTGAAGTGGCTATCGAGGTTGAGAGCCAGCTGAAACTTGTGATAAGACCCATGTATTCTAATCCACCTATCCATGGGGCTTCCATGGTGACGGCTATCCTAAAGGACAG GGAGATGTATAACGAGTGGACTAGCGACTTGAAGAAAATGAATGATCGCCTTATTAATATTCGACAAAAACttgttaatactttatgtgataAAG GCACACCTGGTGATTGGAGTCACATAATCAGGCAGGTGGGAATGTATTCTCTCTCAGGATTAAGCCAAGATCAAATTGCCTTCATAACTAAAGAATACCACGTCTACATGTCATCTGATGG
- the LOC133804663 gene encoding aspartate aminotransferase, cytoplasmic-like isoform X3, with protein sequence MESPEFCSDSQDGESAFSDVPFAPEPLVYAVMAAFREDPSPLKLNLGIGVYRTEEGKPFVLNVVRRVEQLLVNDLPAIKENRVTTVQCVAGCGSLRVGAEFLAKHYHQKSVYIPKPTYSNHPNFFSSVGLVVKTYRYYDLATHGLDFQGLLEDLSFAPPGSIVLLQACGHNPTGVDPTIQEWEQIRQFIRSKGLLPFFDSAYQGLVSGNLDADAQSVRLFVTDGGESLIAQSYSKNMALYGERVGALLIVCKTAEVAIEVESQLKLVIRPMYSNPPIHGASMVTAILKDREMYNEWTSDLKKMNDRLINIRQKLVNTLCDKGTPGDWSHIIRQVGMYSLSGLSQDQIAFITKEYHVYMSSDGRISMAGLSSRTVPHLVEAIHAAVTRVI encoded by the exons ATGGAGTCTCCTGAATTTTGTTCGGACTCCCAAGATGGTGAATCTGCGTTTTCAGATGTTCCCTTCGCTCCTGAACCCCTGGTCTATGCG GTTATGGCTGCTTTCAGAGAAGACCCAAGTCCATTGAAGCTGAATCTGGGTATTGGAGTTTATAGAACAGAG GAGGGAAAACCCTTTGTTTTGAATGTAGTTAGACGAGTAGAGCAGCTTCTAGTCAATGAcct CCCGGCTATCAAAGAAAACAGAGTGACTACTGTCCAGTGCGTGGCTGGCTGTGGCTCCCTTAGAGTTGGAGCTGAGTTTTTGGCTAAACATTACCACCAA AAGTCAGTATATATACCTAAGCCTACCTATTCAAACCACCCAAATTTTTTCTCTTCGGTTGGTCTGGTTGTGAAGACGTATCGCTACTACGATCTAGCAACGCATGGGCTGGACTTTCAAG GCTTGTTGGAAGACCTCTCTTTTGCACCCCCTGGATCTATTGTGCTTCTCCAAGCATGTGGTCATAATCCAACTGGTGTTGATCCTACAATTCAGGAGTGGGAACAAATAAGACAGTTCATAAGATCTAAGGGGTTGTTACCATTTTTTGATTCGGCTTATCAG GGTTTAGTTAGTGGAAACTTGGATGCCGATGCACAATCCGTACGATTATTTGTTACTGATGGCGGTGAGAGCCTTATAGCTCAGTCCTATTCAAAGAATATGGCACTATATGGGGAACGTGTTGGTGCCCTTCTCATT GTTTGCAAGACAGCTGAAGTGGCTATCGAGGTTGAGAGCCAGCTGAAACTTGTGATAAGACCCATGTATTCTAATCCACCTATCCATGGGGCTTCCATGGTGACGGCTATCCTAAAGGACAG GGAGATGTATAACGAGTGGACTAGCGACTTGAAGAAAATGAATGATCGCCTTATTAATATTCGACAAAAACttgttaatactttatgtgataAAG GCACACCTGGTGATTGGAGTCACATAATCAGGCAGGTGGGAATGTATTCTCTCTCAGGATTAAGCCAAGATCAAATTGCCTTCATAACTAAAGAATACCACGTCTACATGTCATCTGATGG
- the LOC133804663 gene encoding aspartate aminotransferase, cytoplasmic-like isoform X4, translating to MESPEFCSDSQDGESAFSDVPFAPEPLVYAVMAAFREDPSPLKLNLGIGVYRTEEGKPFVLNVVRRVEQLLVNDLSLGKEYLPIAGIPEFNELSSNLILGAESSPAIKENRVTTVQCVAGCGSLRVGAEFLAKHYHQKSVYIPKPTYSNHPNFFSSVGLVVKTYRYYDLATHGLDFQGLLEDLSFAPPGSIVLLQACGHNPTGVDPTIQEWEQIRQFIRSKGLLPFFDSAYQGLVSGNLDADAQSVRLFVTDGGESLIAQSYSKNMALYGERVGALLIVCKTAEVAIEVESQLKLVIRPMYSNPPIHGASMVTAILKDREMYNEWTSDLKKMNDRLINIRQKLVNTLCDKGESAWLV from the exons ATGGAGTCTCCTGAATTTTGTTCGGACTCCCAAGATGGTGAATCTGCGTTTTCAGATGTTCCCTTCGCTCCTGAACCCCTGGTCTATGCG GTTATGGCTGCTTTCAGAGAAGACCCAAGTCCATTGAAGCTGAATCTGGGTATTGGAGTTTATAGAACAGAG GAGGGAAAACCCTTTGTTTTGAATGTAGTTAGACGAGTAGAGCAGCTTCTAGTCAATGAcct GTCCTTGGGTAAGGAATATCTTCCTATAGCTGGCATACCAGAATTCAATGAATTGAGCTCTAACCTCATTTTGGGTGCTGAGAG TAGCCCGGCTATCAAAGAAAACAGAGTGACTACTGTCCAGTGCGTGGCTGGCTGTGGCTCCCTTAGAGTTGGAGCTGAGTTTTTGGCTAAACATTACCACCAA AAGTCAGTATATATACCTAAGCCTACCTATTCAAACCACCCAAATTTTTTCTCTTCGGTTGGTCTGGTTGTGAAGACGTATCGCTACTACGATCTAGCAACGCATGGGCTGGACTTTCAAG GCTTGTTGGAAGACCTCTCTTTTGCACCCCCTGGATCTATTGTGCTTCTCCAAGCATGTGGTCATAATCCAACTGGTGTTGATCCTACAATTCAGGAGTGGGAACAAATAAGACAGTTCATAAGATCTAAGGGGTTGTTACCATTTTTTGATTCGGCTTATCAG GGTTTAGTTAGTGGAAACTTGGATGCCGATGCACAATCCGTACGATTATTTGTTACTGATGGCGGTGAGAGCCTTATAGCTCAGTCCTATTCAAAGAATATGGCACTATATGGGGAACGTGTTGGTGCCCTTCTCATT GTTTGCAAGACAGCTGAAGTGGCTATCGAGGTTGAGAGCCAGCTGAAACTTGTGATAAGACCCATGTATTCTAATCCACCTATCCATGGGGCTTCCATGGTGACGGCTATCCTAAAGGACAG GGAGATGTATAACGAGTGGACTAGCGACTTGAAGAAAATGAATGATCGCCTTATTAATATTCGACAAAAACttgttaatactttatgtgataAAG